Proteins co-encoded in one Nicotiana sylvestris chromosome 7, ASM39365v2, whole genome shotgun sequence genomic window:
- the LOC138873749 gene encoding uncharacterized protein, whose protein sequence is MPNVDALTRDDDEIRSAMWDESRPAVLIKGMYFPDKARLIRAVKIYSVRECREMTVRESTTEVYKVVCRRDFMGCHWMLRASKKKLGLWKVGKFISTHRCEMDTFHENHFNLDVDLISLVLIPYLEVSIRFKIKECITVVHQEYGCTITKRKAYLGRKRAFELIYGDWDKSFSSLPRYMATLQHFNPGTVHEWRLERSPDRPEYIFNYVFWSFKPAIDGFVHCRPVIFIDGTHVYGKYDIKLLIAVAVDANEQIFPLDFAICANESEETWTLFLNHLLSQKHFLTMVSPAS, encoded by the coding sequence atgccgaACGTGGATGCCCTTACAAGGGATGATGACGAAAttcggtcagcgatgtgggatgagtctagaccagcggtTCTGataaagggcatgtatttccccgataaagctcgcctaattagggctgtaaaaatctacagtgtAAGAGAGTGTCGTGAAATGACTGTAAGGGAGTCAACTACGGAGGTATACAAGGTtgtatgccgtagagactttatgggttgtcactggatgttgcgtgccagcaagaagaaattaggtttgtggaaagtgggtaaatttattagcacccacagatgtgaaatggacacattccaTGAGAATCATTTCAACCtggatgtagacttgatttctcttgtattgattccatatttggaagtgtccattaggttcaagattaaagagtgtattacagtcgTCCACCaagagtatggttgtactataaccaaaagaaaggcatatcttggtcgcaaacgtgcctttgaacttatttatggcgactgggataagtctttttcatcactgcccaggtacatggccacactgcaacactttaaccccggtaCTGTTCATGAATGGaggcttgagcggagtccggacagaccggaatatattttcaactatgtgttctggtcatttaaaccagcaattgatggttttgtgcattgtcgtcctgtaaTTTTCAttgacggtactcatgtctatggaaagtatgatattaagcttttgattgcagttgcagtagatgccaacgaacaaatatttccactagattttgccatttgtgccaacgaaagcgaagagacatggacgctttttttgaaccacttgttAAGTCAAAAACATTTTCTCACCATGGTCTCGCCGGCCTCCTAA